The DNA sequence ACCGGAGTTGGTAAAACTGAAATTGCAAGAAGATTAGCAAAATTAACCGGCGCACCATTTTACAAAGTTGAAGCTTCAAAATTTACTGAAGTTGGCTACGTTGGAAGAGATGTTGAATCAATGATTAGAGATTTAACAGAGCTTGCAATTAATATGGTTAAATCAGAACAGACAGAATTGGTTCAAGAAAAAGCTAATAATTTAACGGAAGAAAAAATTCTTGATTTATTAATTCCTCCGGTTAAAACTGTACCAAAGGTCAATACAGAAGGTGAAAACGGCGAGAATGATGAAGTTTTTAGAAATGAAAAAACAAGAGAATGGATGCGTGAGAAATTGAAGAAAGGTGAACTTGACGATAAACTTATTGAGTTTGATACAACAACCGCCGCAGTAGGAATGCAAGTAGTTGGTCCGTTTGGTATGGATGATATGGGAATGAATATTCAAGAAATAATTGGAAATATGCTTCCCAAAAAGAAAAAGAAAAGAAAAACTACAATTAAAGAAGCAAGAAAAGTAATGGCTCAAGAAGAAGCACAAAAATTAATTGATATGGATAATGTGCAAAAAGAAGCCGTTAGAAGAGTTGAAGAAACCGGGATAATTTTTCTAGATGAAATTGATAAAATTGCCGGAAGTAAAGGCGGACATAATGGTCCGGATGTTTCCAGAGAAGGAGTTCAGAGAGATCTTCTTCCAATAGTTGAGGGTTCAACCGTAAATACAAAATATGGTCCGGTAAAAACAGATCACATTTTATTTTTAGCATCGGGTGCTTTTCATGTTTCTAAACCATCAGATTTAATTCCAGAATTACAAGGAAGATTTCCAATTCGTGTTGAACTAAAAAGTTTAACCGAAGCTGATTTTATTAAAATACTTACAATTCCACAAAATGCTTTGTTAAAGCAGTATGCTGCACTTTTAGAAACCGAAAATGTAGAAATTGTTTTTGAAGATAGTGCAATTAAAGAAATTGCTAAAACCGCAACAATAGTTAATGAAGAAGTTGAAAATATTGGTGCGCGCAGACTTCATACAATTTTAACAACTTTGTTGGAGGATATTTTGTTTGATGTTCCCGATAAAATGCCGGAAGGAAAAGTTTCTATTTCTGGACAAATGGTTAATGAAAAACTTGATAAGATTGTTAAGAATAGAGATTTGAGTAAATATATCTTGTAAAAATAAATCAAATTTAAGATTCCGGAAATCACGAATGGATTATCCGGAATCATATTAATAAATTCTGAAACCAACAGTCCTCAAATGATTTGTAATTCAGAATTACAAGTCTTCACAATAAACCAACCTCTTAAATGCTTACCATTGCCAATATTGCCAATAATAAAAACGTAGGTAATAACGCAAAAACATAAATGCCCAGAAGTAAAATAAATTTTATAGAAGTTTTAATAATTGACTGCTGATAGAAATTCAGAAGTGATAAAAACAAATAAATTAATATTAGAAAAATTAATGCAAAGATTATGTAGGTATTTGGTATGAAAATAGAAACAATAAGAATAATAAAAATGAAAGTATGAATGTGCAGTGAAAAAACTATATGTTCAACGTAAAGAATTTTTTTTCTTAAGTAAAGTAGTTTTAAAAAAAGTGCAAACAATGGAAGTAAAATAAACATGACTTTTGGAATTTGATTTATAACTTCCTT is a window from the Ignavibacteriota bacterium genome containing:
- the hslU gene encoding ATP-dependent protease ATPase subunit HslU encodes the protein MKKEKLKNLTPSQIVSELNKYIIGQDDAKRAVAIALRNRWRRQQVGEGLKEEIMPNNIILIGPTGVGKTEIARRLAKLTGAPFYKVEASKFTEVGYVGRDVESMIRDLTELAINMVKSEQTELVQEKANNLTEEKILDLLIPPVKTVPKVNTEGENGENDEVFRNEKTREWMREKLKKGELDDKLIEFDTTTAAVGMQVVGPFGMDDMGMNIQEIIGNMLPKKKKKRKTTIKEARKVMAQEEAQKLIDMDNVQKEAVRRVEETGIIFLDEIDKIAGSKGGHNGPDVSREGVQRDLLPIVEGSTVNTKYGPVKTDHILFLASGAFHVSKPSDLIPELQGRFPIRVELKSLTEADFIKILTIPQNALLKQYAALLETENVEIVFEDSAIKEIAKTATIVNEEVENIGARRLHTILTTLLEDILFDVPDKMPEGKVSISGQMVNEKLDKIVKNRDLSKYIL